One region of Thermoflexus sp. genomic DNA includes:
- a CDS encoding ABC transporter permease, with translation MSSRAFLQASAHLILRTAQPARRWLRIALPFTPPAALLAWELTVRILRVPIYLVPPPSRIFAVLWSERAIYLQAAMATLWEAMAGLALGMGIALGLAVAATFYPPLERAVMPLVLLLKAIPLVAIAPILTLWFGFGPIPKVLMTALLTFYPALVSWMTGLQAVDPAALELMRAWNASDWEILRHLRWPSAWPYTFTALKTAVPLAFIGAVVAEWAGASGGLGRAMWLAQTNLDMPRLFAGAFLLAAMSLTGYGLAAWGERRVAWWRA, from the coding sequence ATGAGCTCCCGTGCCTTTCTGCAAGCCTCCGCCCACCTTATCCTTCGAACGGCCCAGCCGGCGCGGCGCTGGCTTCGGATCGCGCTGCCCTTCACGCCGCCGGCAGCGTTGCTCGCGTGGGAGCTCACCGTTCGGATCCTCCGGGTGCCGATCTATCTGGTCCCGCCGCCTTCCCGGATCTTCGCGGTGCTCTGGAGCGAGCGGGCGATTTATCTTCAAGCCGCCATGGCGACCTTGTGGGAAGCGATGGCCGGGCTGGCTCTGGGGATGGGGATCGCGCTGGGGCTGGCGGTGGCGGCCACCTTCTATCCCCCTCTGGAGCGGGCGGTGATGCCCCTCGTGCTCCTGCTCAAGGCGATCCCCCTGGTGGCCATCGCGCCCATTCTCACCCTCTGGTTCGGCTTCGGCCCGATCCCCAAGGTTCTGATGACCGCGCTGCTCACCTTCTACCCGGCGCTGGTGTCCTGGATGACAGGACTGCAGGCGGTCGATCCAGCCGCTCTGGAGCTCATGCGGGCATGGAATGCCTCGGACTGGGAGATCCTCCGACATCTGCGATGGCCCTCGGCATGGCCATATACCTTCACGGCGTTGAAGACCGCCGTCCCTCTGGCCTTCATCGGAGCCGTGGTGGCGGAGTGGGCAGGGGCCTCGGGCGGGTTGGGGCGGGCGATGTGGCTGGCGCAGACCAACCTGGATATGCCCCGTCTGTTCGCAGGGGCGTTCCTTCTTGCGGCCATGAGTTTGACCGGGTATGGCCTCGCCGCCTGGGGGGAACGGCGTGTGGCCTGGTGGCGCGCATAA
- a CDS encoding ABC transporter ATP-binding protein — protein MLEIRIRHVHQGFPTPQGQWVVFEDLNLEIPPGSFTVIVGPSGCGKSTLLRIVAGLLRPTAGQVRLGAFSPEEARAARWIGWMGQGPALLPWRTVEGNIRLALEVNGRSLRPALTIQELIELVGLNGFERAYPHMLSGGMQQRVALARTLAPGPRVWLMDEPFAALDALTREQLLEEVERLWQRFRATVLWVTHDLYEAARLADEVVVLAGRPARIRARFSIPDPRPRQDERRIGEWAQRIRQALAGGVR, from the coding sequence ATGCTGGAGATTCGAATTCGGCATGTGCATCAGGGATTCCCCACCCCCCAGGGGCAGTGGGTGGTCTTTGAGGATCTGAACCTGGAGATCCCCCCTGGCTCCTTCACCGTCATCGTGGGGCCCAGCGGGTGCGGAAAGTCCACCCTGCTCCGGATCGTCGCCGGCCTCCTGCGCCCCACCGCCGGTCAGGTGCGTCTGGGCGCCTTCTCCCCGGAGGAGGCGCGCGCGGCCCGATGGATCGGCTGGATGGGACAGGGGCCGGCGCTCCTTCCATGGCGCACGGTGGAAGGCAACATCCGGCTCGCCCTGGAGGTCAACGGCCGATCGCTCCGACCGGCCCTCACCATCCAGGAGCTGATCGAACTGGTTGGCCTGAACGGGTTCGAGCGGGCCTATCCCCATATGCTCTCCGGCGGGATGCAGCAGCGCGTGGCCCTGGCCCGGACCCTGGCCCCGGGCCCGCGGGTGTGGTTGATGGACGAGCCGTTCGCGGCCCTGGACGCCCTGACCCGCGAGCAGCTCTTAGAGGAAGTCGAGCGGCTCTGGCAGCGGTTCCGGGCGACGGTCCTGTGGGTCACCCACGACCTGTATGAGGCCGCCCGGCTGGCGGATGAGGTGGTTGTCCTTGCCGGGCGCCCCGCCCGGATCCGGGCCCGCTTTTCCATCCCGGATCCCCGGCCGCGGCAGGATGAGCGGCGGATCGGCGAATGGGCGCAGCGGATCCGTCAGGCCCTCGCCGGAGGCGTCCGATGA
- a CDS encoding helix-turn-helix domain-containing protein encodes MAYIHRVPALERALQILEWIAERPEGASPSDLMEHLGLSRTGTFALLNTLKARGYLEQSGPRGRYRLGPRWWTLAARAHPERMLRELFRAEAQGFPESIALVRPVGDEGVVMEAILGRYPLIGRWEVGEQFPLSESAAGWVFLADRETGRRWERIRRKGIARRAVGSLLEIAAPICPDGYRPAAALAVRLPAARASHALLEKLRAAAARLSFRLGAPVYQPYAVEPPELPLRPLRPPEIAAFLEGPWVARLIGLRTDGRPYAVPVWYVWERPAIWIAAFPGSRWPAYVRARPRITLLIDEPWPPLRRVRVEGEALPAPFPEGSEGLITRLTHRYGVDWPPLRHGLDTFQILPERMEGRRGLMAS; translated from the coding sequence GTGGCGTATATTCATCGCGTGCCCGCCCTGGAGCGCGCGCTCCAGATCCTGGAATGGATCGCGGAGCGGCCGGAGGGGGCTTCCCCCTCGGATTTGATGGAACACCTGGGCCTCTCCCGCACCGGGACCTTCGCGCTGCTCAACACGTTGAAGGCCCGCGGGTATCTGGAGCAGAGCGGCCCCCGGGGGCGCTACCGCCTGGGCCCGCGCTGGTGGACTCTCGCCGCCCGAGCGCACCCGGAGCGGATGTTGCGGGAGCTGTTCCGGGCGGAGGCCCAGGGATTTCCCGAGAGCATTGCCCTGGTGCGCCCCGTCGGGGATGAAGGCGTGGTGATGGAAGCCATCCTGGGGCGCTACCCGTTGATCGGCCGCTGGGAGGTGGGGGAACAGTTTCCGCTCTCCGAAAGCGCGGCCGGCTGGGTGTTCCTGGCGGATCGCGAGACCGGCCGGCGCTGGGAACGGATCCGCCGGAAGGGGATCGCCCGCCGCGCGGTGGGATCGCTGTTGGAGATCGCCGCGCCGATCTGTCCGGATGGGTATCGGCCCGCCGCGGCCCTGGCCGTGCGCCTGCCCGCCGCCCGGGCAAGCCATGCCCTCCTGGAAAAGCTACGGGCTGCGGCCGCCCGTCTCTCCTTCCGCCTGGGCGCGCCGGTCTACCAGCCCTACGCCGTCGAGCCGCCGGAGCTCCCGTTGCGTCCGCTTCGCCCGCCGGAGATCGCCGCTTTCCTGGAAGGGCCATGGGTGGCGCGATTGATCGGTCTGCGGACCGACGGGCGCCCTTATGCCGTTCCGGTCTGGTATGTATGGGAGCGGCCCGCCATCTGGATTGCCGCCTTCCCGGGCTCCCGCTGGCCCGCATATGTGCGGGCCCGCCCACGGATCACCCTGCTGATCGATGAGCCGTGGCCCCCCCTGCGGCGCGTTCGGGTGGAAGGAGAAGCCCTCCCCGCCCCCTTCCCGGAAGGGTCCGAGGGATTGATCACCCGCCTCACCCATCGGTATGGCGTGGACTGGCCACCCCTTCGTCATGGCCTGGACACCTTCCAGATCCTTCCAGAGCGCATGGAGGGACGGCGCGGGTTGATGGCTTCGTAA